GCCTCACCATGCAGCTCGCCATCGCGCGCGCTGCCGGCATCGCGCAGCAGCAGATCGTGCTCGACCCAGGCTTCGGCTTCGGCAAGCGAGGCGCGGAAAACTTCACGCTGCTCGCAGGCCTTCACGAGCTGCAAGGTTTCGATCTGCCGCTGCTGATCGGCCTTTCGCGCAAAGGATTCCTCGGCGGTGCGAATGCTGCCGAACGACTGCCTGCAACGATCGCGGCAAACGTCGCCAGCATCCTCAACGGTGCGCACCTTATCCGCGTGCACGACGTTCGCGAGGCGAGGGAAGCGGCGAACATCGCCGATGCTCTTCTCGCGAAAGGCTCGTAGCCACCGACGAAAACGGCGAGCCCGCAGGCCCGCCGTTTCTTGGAAGCGATGACGAGATCAGATCGTCATGACTTCCTTTTCCTTGGCCTTGAAGTTCTCCTCAAGACGCTTGATCTCCGCGTCCGTCAAAGCCTGAATCTCGTCATTCGCCTTCTTCTCGTCGTCGGACGAGATCAGCTTGTCCTTGGCCGCCTTCTTCACCTGGTCATTGCCATCGCGGCGGATGTTGCGGATCGAGGTCTTGTGGTCCTCGAGGACGCCCGCAAGCTGCTTGACCGCTTCCTTGCGGCGCTCCTCGGTCATCGGAGGAACCGGCACACGCACGATCTTGCCGTCATTCATGGGATTGAAGCCCTGGTTCGATCCGCGGATCGCCTTCTCAATCGCGCCCAGGATGCTCTTGTCCCACGGCTCGACCGTCAGCGAGGTCGCATCGGGGGCCTTCAGGGTGCCCACCTGCGAAAGCGGCACTTCCGAGCCGTACTGCTCTACGCGAATGCTGTCCAGCATGTGCACCGAAGCGCGGCCGGTGCGAACACTCGACAGATGAGTGCGGAAGTCCTCCACAGTCTTGTTCATGCGGGACTTAAGGTTTTCCCCGACGCTCTTCAGCGCTTCGATATTTGCCATCGCCGATGCCATTGCTCGTTCTCTCCTCTGCAGCCAAGAGCTGCCAACGCCTGATTGTACAAAGGAACGGGCCGAGGGCTGAAATCGCGCGGCGAGAAGTTATATTTAGGGGCAGATATCGAGGGACGATGTAGTTTCCTACTCCCTTTGTAACTATTACTTTCGTCCTCATGAACAGGAAGTGGCGGTATGCCCCGGTTTTTCGTGGACTTACGGCCGGAATACCCCTAGCATAGGAACTGCATCAAACGTAGTATTGCTCCCTGCGGTAGCCCGATAGATAGTTATTCATGTAAGACATGGGTTCGCAGCTCGCAAAATCCACTCCTGGCCACACGGTTTAGGCCCCGAAGGATTTCATATGAAGAAGGCAATTCTTTACACCTCCACTCTGATCGCTCTTGTCGCGCTGGCACACCCGGCGTTGGCGCAGTCTGGTTGTTCAGACTCGCCTGAAAATCCAACGCTGATCCTTGCCGGTCTGGCAGGCGGCGTTTATGGGTTGAACACCCTGCGTATGCGCATCCGCGCACGTCGCGCCCCGAAGAACTAAGTACGTAAGGACACGATCGCCTGCTTCGGTCGAGC
The nucleotide sequence above comes from Granulicella cerasi. Encoded proteins:
- the frr gene encoding ribosome recycling factor, with protein sequence MASAMANIEALKSVGENLKSRMNKTVEDFRTHLSSVRTGRASVHMLDSIRVEQYGSEVPLSQVGTLKAPDATSLTVEPWDKSILGAIEKAIRGSNQGFNPMNDGKIVRVPVPPMTEERRKEAVKQLAGVLEDHKTSIRNIRRDGNDQVKKAAKDKLISSDDEKKANDEIQALTDAEIKRLEENFKAKEKEVMTI
- a CDS encoding PExPT-CTERM protein yields the protein MKKAILYTSTLIALVALAHPALAQSGCSDSPENPTLILAGLAGGVYGLNTLRMRIRARRAPKN